The Rhizobiaceae bacterium genome contains the following window.
TTTGTCCTGGGCGTTGTGACGCTCGTGACATGGTTCGCCATCAACATCACGCGCGGACGCATCGGGCGTATCTGGAAATCCGTACGCGATATGGACATCGCCGCCGAACTCGTCGGGATCAACCTGATGAAGGCCAAGCTGTCGGCTTTCGCAATCTCGTCCTACATCGTAGGCGTGGCGGGTGCCTTGTTCGTCTTTCTATGGCGCGGCGCCGCGGAGCCGAACCTGTTCGACATTCCGCTGTCGTTCCGCGTGCTCTTCATCGCGATCATCGGCGGGCTCGGATCGATACTGGGAAACTATCTTGGCGCTATCCTGATTGTCGCCCTTCCGGTCGTCCTGAGCACGCTGCCGGGCATGCTCGGCATTCCGCTTCAATCGGCGACCGCCGAGCATCTCAATGTCATGATCGTCGGTGCGACGATCATCCTGTTCCTGATTGTGGAGCCGCACGGGTTGGCGCGCTTCTGGCAGATCATCCGGGAAAAGCTCATCATGTGGCCATTCCCGCACTGACTTCGCCCGGCGGCGGGCGTGGACGAACGGGGTAGGTTCGCCCCATCCATCAAGGAGAAACGGACAGTTGGAGGAGATAGAATGAAACGCTTGATGAAGACTGCCCTGCTGGCGAGCGCCATCGCGGCAGGCACGGCATTTGTCGGATCGGCCAAGGCCGAGGATTCAGTGCTGTTGCCGAACCTGTCATATCGAACCGGCCCCTTCGCGGCGACCGGCACGCCACTCATGAACGGCCAGCGCGATTATATGACCATGCTCAACGAGCGAGATGGCGGGGCCAATGGCGTTATCCTGAACTATCAGGAGTGCGAGACGGGCTACAACACCGAGAAGGGTGTCGAATGCTATGAAAAGACCAAGGCGGAAGGCGCTATCGTCACCCAGCCCTGGTCTACCGGCATCACCTTGCAGGTGCTGCCGAAATCCAACGTGGATTCGATGCCTATCCTTGCGCCCGGCTACGGCTTTTCCGCGATGCAGGACGGCAAGATATTCAAATGGGCGTTTAATCCGCCCGCGTCCTATTGGGACGGCGCGTCGATGATCCTTCAAAACATTTCCGACGGAAATCTCGACAATCTCAAGGGCAAGAAGATCGCGCTGCTGCATCTCGACCACCCCTTCGGCAAGGAGCCCATTCCCCTGCTCGAAGCGCTGGCAAAGAAGCACGGCTTCACCCTCCTGCCGATTCCGGTCGGCCTGAAGGAAATGCAGAACCAGTCGGCGCAATGGTTGCAGATCCGCCGCGAGCGTCCGGATTTCGTGGTGATGTGGGGATGGGGCGCGATGAATGCGGGCGCCATCACGGAAGCCGTGAAAACCAAATATCCGATGAACCAGTTCGTCGGCATCTGGTGGTCGGGGCTGGATGCAGACCTCAAGCTGGTCGGCGATGCGGGCAAGGGCTATCGCACGCTGTCGTGGAGCTATCCGAACAATGAATCCAAGGTGATGAAGGACATCAAGCAGCTTGTTGTCGATCCGGGAAAATCCATGCTGAACACCAGCACGGGCGAGTTCGACTGGGTGTTCTATCAGCGCGGCGTGCTGATTTCCGCCATGCTGGCCGAAGGCGTGAAGGAAGCGCAGAAGCACTTCAACACGAAGGTTGTGGACCGGGAGCAGCTTCGCTGGGGGCTTGAGAACCTCGATTTCAGCGAAGCAAAGATCAAGGAGCTTGGGCTGGAAGGGATGATCCCGCCGTTCAAGACGACCTGCGGCAACCATACCGGCCATTCCGGCGCCTGGATGCTTGAGTGGGACGGTACGAAATTCGTGAAGGCTTCGGACGTTCTTCAGGCCGACCGCGCCGAGATTGATCCGCTGGTCGCGGAAAAGGCGAAGGAATATGCCGACGCCAATCAGCCTTGGCCGACCAACGACGAATGCAAGATGTAAACGCGATGGAGCGCTTCCCGCAGGGGGAGCGCTCCGTCCTGATCTGAACTGGCGATGGTGACCATGAGCGAAGCGGCGGCAAAGGCAGAACTCGCGAAGCCCATTCTTTCGGTGAACAATATAGAGGTCATTTATGACCACGTGATCCTCGTCCTGAAGGGGGTTTCGCTGTCCGTGCCCGCAGGCGGCATCACCGCGCTGCTGGGCGCGAACGGGGCCGGCAAGACAACGACGCTCAAGGCGATTTCAAACCTCCTGCATGCAGAGCGCGGCGAGGTGACGAAAGGCACGATTGTTTTTGAAGGTGAACAGGTGCAGTCGCTCTCGCCCAACGAACTGGTGCGCCGCGGGTGCATTCAGGTGATGGAAGGGCGGCATTGCTTCGGACATCTTTCGATCGAGGACAATCTGATGACCGGCGCGTTCACCCGGCGCGACGGCAAGGCGGAAATCAACAGCGACCTGGAAATGGTCTATGCGTATTTCCCCCGCCTGAAGGTGCGGCGCGCCAGCCAGGCAGGCTATACGTCAGGCGGCGAGCAGCAGATGACGGCCATCGGTCGCGCCCTGATGTCGCGTCCGAAAATGATCCTGCTGGACGAGCCGTCGATGGGGCTCGCGCCGCAGCTCGTTGAAGAAATCTTCGAGATCGTCAAGAAGCTCAATGAGGAGCAGGGTGTATCTTTCCTGCTGGCGGAGCAGAACACCAATGTCGCGCTGCGCTACGCGAAGTACGGATACATTCTCGAATCGGGGCGCGTGGTGCTTGACGGCGAAGCCGAAGCGCTGCGCACCAATGAGGACGTCAAGGAATTCTACCTAGGAGTTGGTGGGGAAGGGCGAAAGTCCTTCCGCGACGTGAAGCACTACAAGCGCCGTAAGCGCTGGCTGTCCTGACCATCGCTGATGTTTTGATTCAAGCACTTCGCGCGAGGATTCAACCGCATCGCAAAGCGATTCAACTTTGCCGGGTAAGTGATTGATGGCGAGTCGCTTTTCGTTCTAATGCAGCACCAGAACGTCATTGGACGCGAAGGTTATTTTCGTGCTGTCTCCGATCGTCGGTGGCGGCGTGCGTGAGTTGTTGAACGTGTCGAGCGCAATCGTTTCCTTGCCGAGATTGACCCGAACGCGAATGACCGAACCGAGGAAATGCACGTCGGTGATCTTGCCGTGCAACTCGGCGTCATTGCCCTTATATTCGCCAAGAGCCATCGCTTCCGGACGCAGGGCGAGCGAAACGGTGTCGCCGTTTTTCGAGCCGTTGAGCGATCCCTTGACGGCAATTTCATCATTGTTGACGCGCACCTTGCCAAGTGCTGCGTCCACCACCTGACCCTCCATGACATTCAGCGTTCCAACAAAATTGGCGACGAATTTCGTGGCGGGGCGGTTGTAGATTTCGAAAGGCGTGGCGACCTGTTCCGCGACGCCGCCATACATGACGACGATCCGGTCGGAGATCGACAGCGCCTCTTCCTGATCGTGCGTCACAAAAATCGTCGTGATGCCGAGGCGCTTCTGGATGCTCCGGATTTCGTCGCGTAGTGAGACGCGCACCTTGGCATCGAGCGCGGACAGCGGCTCGTCAAGCAGCAGCAGCTTAGGGGAGGGCGCCAATGCGCGCGCAAGCGCCACGCGCTGCTGCTGGCCTCCGGAAAGCTGATACGGATAGCGGTCGCCAAGCTGCGGCAGTTTGATGATGTTCAGCATTTCCTGAACGCGCTTGTCTTGGTCTGCCTTGCTCGCTCCGGCGACCTTAAGTCCGAATGCGATGTTCTGCGCGACGGTCAGGTTGGGAAACAGCGCATAGGCCTGGAACACCATGCCGATGTTGCGCTGGTTCGGTTTCAGGTTGGTAACATCCTTGCCCGCGATGAAAATCTTGCCGGCGGTAGGCTCTTCGAAACCGGCCACCATGCGCAGCACCGTTGTCTTGCCGCAGCCCGACGGGCCGAGGAAGGAAACAAATTCGCCGGGTTCGACGTCGAGATTAAAGTCCTGAACGACCGTGTTGTCGCCGAAGGACTTCTTGACGTGCTGGATCGAGAGGAATGGCTCGGCCATGGAATTGTCCTCAGTTCGGGCGGTTCGCGGATCGCGGAGCAAATCGAGACAGGAATTGTATCATCGCCATACAGCCCCAGGTCAGGGCGAAAGCGATGATGGCAAGCGCGGCTGGTTCGTAGGCGCGATTGGCCCCGAGGTTCTGCATATAGGGTCCGAATGCGGGCCGGTTGAGCAGGGACGCCATGGTGAATTCGCCGATCACGATGGCGAATGTCAGGAAGGCTCCGGACAGGACGGCGATCAGCACATTGGGCAGGATGACGCGGGAGATGATCGTTGCCCATCCAGCGCCGAGAATCTGCGCCGCTTCGGTAAGCGTCGGAACGTCGATCGTTCTCAAGCCGGTATCCACCGCGCGATACATGTAGGGAAGCGACAGCACCGCATAGCCGATCACCAGCAGCACGTTGGTGCCGCCGGTCGTACCGAGGAACGGCAGGTAGGAATTGGAGCCGTACATGCGGATATAGCCGAATACGATGACGATGGCGGGTATCACCAGCGGCAGAAGCGTGATGAACTCGACCAGCGGACGCAGGTGCGGCATGCGCAGGCGGATCCAATAGGCCGTGGGCACGACGATCAAAATGCCGAGCACGATGGTGAAGGCGGCGGCAATCGTCGAATAGGCAAAGGTCGCCTGAAAGCGCTCGTCACCGAACACCTTGTCGAACACGCCGAAGGAGTATCCCTGCCCGAACAGCGAGAAGGTGGGACTGTTGCGCTGGCGCATGGAGAATTCCAGCGTGGCGATCAGCGGAACGATGAAATAGGTCGCGCCGATTGCGAAGGTGAGCCATGCCCACCAGGTGCCGCCCTTCTTCATTTGAGCCACCTTTCGCTGCGTGTGCGGAACCAGATGTAAAAGATGTTGGCGAGGCCCGTTATGAAGATCATGCCGAAGGCGAGCGCGTAGCCGAGGTGAGGATCGTTCAGCACATCCCCGCGTATCTGCGCGTAGAGCAGGATGGGTACGATGTTGAGCGACGAGCCTGTGAAGGCATAGGCGGTCGCGATGGCGCCGAAGGCATTTGCGAAGAGCAGGATGACCGTGCCGAGAAAGCTCGGCCACAGAACAGGAATGAGAACCATGCGCCAGAACTGCCACGGCGTCGCGCCGAGCGTCGCCGCAGCTTCGCCCCACTCCTTCCGCAGTCCATCCAGCGCGGGCGTGATGATCACCACCATCAACGGAATCTGGAAGTAGAGGTAGACGAGGATCAGGCCGTAGCTGCTGAGCAGGTTGAAGCCGGTCGAATAGAGGTTCATGCCGAACACATCGCGCAGGATCACGGTCACAAGGCCGAGCCTGCCAAGCGTGGCAATGAACGCAAATGCCAGTGGTACGCCGGCAAAATTTGAAGCAACGCCTGAAAACGTCATGGTTGCGGATCGCACCCAATCGGGCAGGCCGCCGCGCACAATGGCGAGCGCGATCGCGAGGCCGACCAATGCGCCCAGCATAGCCGACCAGAAGCTGATCTTCAGCGACACCCAGTAGGACGAGCGGATCGATTCATCCAGAAACAGCTTCCAGATGTTTTCCAGCGTGAGCTGCCCCTCATTGTTCTGAAACGCGCCAATGATGAGATACATTGTCGGCAGGATCAGGAACAGCAGAGCGAAGATGAGAAAGGGTGCTACCCCCAGCCACTGCGTCGGCAGGCGGATGGCGCTGGTGGACGGGGCGGGGACTGTCGTGGCTGTTGCTTGCTCGGTCATGCGCTCACGCGAATATGCGAGAAAGTGAACCGGGCGGCACATGGCCGCCCGGAAATGACATCGCTTACTGGACGTTTGCGCCGACGACGCTGTCCCAGTTCTTCGTGATCGCGTCCTTCATCGCCGCCTGCTCATCGAGCGTCGGGAAGACCGCGGCTTCATAGGCCGCTGCCGGAGGCATCTTGTCGAGCAGCTCCTGCGGGATCTTGCCGTTCTTTGCCAGATCGTTGAAGCGGATCGGATGGCAATAGCCTTTCAGCCAGCCAAGCTGTCCTTCGTCCGAGTAAAGATGCTCCATCCACAGTTTGGCTGCATTCGGATGCGGCGCGTAGGCGCTGATCGCCTGCACATAAACGCCCGCGACAACGCCGGTCTTCGGAACGATGACGTCCACCGGAGGGTTGTTGTCCAGCGTGTCCCGACCGCCAAGCGCGTTGTAGTCCCACGTTACGAGGATCGGGGTCTGACCCTGCGCGAGAGTCGCGGACTTGCCGATGACCGGAACGAAATTCCCCTTGGCGTTCAATTCCTTGAAGAAGTCCAGTCCCTTGGTGCCGCCTTCTGCGCCTGCTGCCGCACCTCCGGCCAGCCCCGCCGCGTAAACACCTAGGATCGCCTGGTTCGAAGCGCGGGGGTCACCCGCCAGCGCGACGGAATTCTTGTAGTCGTCCTTCATAAGGTCGGCCCAATCCTGCGGCGAGTTCTGCACGAGGTCCTTGTTCACCATGAAGGCCAGAACGCCGTAATAGTCGCCGTACCAGTATCCTTCCGGGTCCTTGGCATTCTCGGGGATCGAGTCCCAGGTGGAAACCTTGTAGGGCTGGATGAGGCCATCGGCCTTTGCGGACGGTCCGAAGGAAAGGCCGACGTCGATCACGTCCGGTGCTTGCGGGCCCTTGTTGTCCTTGTTGGCCTTGATGGCTTCGATCTCGTCGCCCGAACCCGCGTCCGGATTCAGTTCGTTCACTGTGATTTCAGGGTACTTCTTCTTGAAGGCGTCGATGACTTCCCCATAGCCGCACCAGTCATGGGGCAACGCGATGGTGGTCAACTGGCCTTCCTTCTTCGCGGCTTCGATCAGCTCGGCAGATTGTGCATTTGCGAGCGTGCTGGTGACCATAAGCGTCGCGGCGGAAAGGGACAGGATCTTTCCTGCAAGTTTCAGCATGAGTGTTCTCCGTTGGACCTTGGGCATCTGTGGACGCCTGTTATCGTTGTTAGGCTTGTCAGATGACAGTTCAATGAACCGTCCGGGTCGCGTTCACTGACAGTGAAGCGCCTAGCCGGCGAGGTTGCAATACGTTCGGATTGTTGTTCGGCTATCTACTCCCAAATTGCCTGTTGCCATTTTGGTATTATTGATTGGCGAGTCAATAATGGTTTTGGGGGATGGCGCCCGCCTTCCCCCCACCCGAGTTTGTCAGCCTTCGTCCAGTGCTGCGTTCAAAAGCGAAAGTGCGCCCTTCTTGGTCAGCTTGACGGGGTTCCCGCCAGCAGTCGGATCGACAACCGCCATGTCGGCTATCAACGTCTTGCGCTTGTTGTCCATGTGCAGGTCCTTGATGAGACCCTGCAGCGTGTTTGGCACCTTGAGTTCCTTGCGCAGCTTGAGCACGGCCTTGTTGAAACCGTCGAAGCCTCCCTTGATGCCGCAATAGGCAGCAAGCCGCCCTATCCGTTCCTCGATTGCATCGCGGTTGAACGCCAGCACATAGGGCATGAATACCGCGTTGGTCATTCCGTGGTGCGTGTCGTAGAGCGCGCCGATCGGATGGGAGAGCGAATGGATCGCGCCGAGGCCTTTCTGGAAAGCGGTGGCGCCCATCGCTGCGGCGCTCATCATATTGGCGCGTGCGGTGATGTCCTTGCCGTTGGCGAATGCCTTCGGAAGGTTCTCGAAAACCAGCCGGATGCCCTCCACCGCAATGCCGTCCGCCATCGGGTGGTAGCCGGGCGCGCAATAGGCCTCAAGGCAATGCGCGAATGCGTCCATGCCTGTGCCGGCGGTGATGAAGGGCGGCATACCGACCGAAAGCTCAGGGTCGGCAATGACGATGGCGGGCATCATTCTGGGGTGAAAGATCACCTTTTTCGTGTGCGTCGCCTCGTGGGTCAGTACCCCTGCGCGCCCCACCTCGGAGCCGGTGCCGGCCGTGATCGGCACCGCAATGATCGGCGCAATCTTGTCCCCGTCCGCGCGGGTCCACCAGTCGCCTATGTCCTCGAAGTCCCAGACGGGGCGTGTCTGTCCCGCCTGGAAGGCGATCAGCTTGCCAAGGTCGAGCGCGGAGCCGCCGCCAAAGGCGATCACGCCGTCATGCTTGCCCTTTCGGAAAGCGGCGACGCCGGCCTCCAGATTGGTTTCGACCGGATTGGGCCGGACCTCGGAGAACACGCCGTAGGAAATTTTCGCGTCATCCAGCAGCTTCAGCGTCTTTGGCACGACCGGGAGCTTTGCAAGGCCGGGATCGGTGACAAAGAGCGGCTTCCTGATACCCGTTGCAGAGAGCGCGTCCGCAAGCTCCGAGATACGTCCTGCACCGAACCTCACTGTGGTCGGATAGTTCCATTTTGCGATGAGCTTGGTCATGGTCAGATTTTTTCCCGCAGGTGGTAGCTCTTGGGCCGGGTAAGGTTGTCGTAGCCGATTGCTGAAAGTGCCGCGCCCTTTCCGGTGTCCTTGACGCCTGTCCAGACAAGCGCCGGGTCGAGATAGTCACAGCGGTTCATGAAGATCGTGCCGGTCTCCACCTGGTCGCCGATGCGGATCGCGTGATCGATGTCAGCGGTCCAGACCGAGGCCGTCAGGCCGTAGGGGCTGTCGTTCATCAGTGCGACTGCTTCGTCATCGTTGCGCACTTTCATAATGCCGACGATGGGTCCGAAGCTTTCCTCGCGCATGACGCTCATCTGGTGATTAACGTCGGTCAGGACTTCCGCGGGCAGATAGGGCGAGCCTTCCCGGTCACGTGCGTCCTTGGTGTTCATGTGCGCGGTGGCGCCCTTGCGAAATGCTTCGGCCTTCTGCTCGCGGATCAGGTCGGCGAAGCGGGCCTGCGCCATCGGCCCCATCGTCGTTGCTTCTTCCAGCGGATTTCCGAGCCGGTAGGATTTCGTTTCTGCAACGAAGCCTTCCACAAACTCATCATAGACTTTCTCATGGACGTAGATGCGTTCGATGCCGCAGCAGCATTGCCCGGAATTGTAGAATGCGCCCTCGACGAGGTTTGCGACCGCGTGGTCCATCTTGGCATCGGGCAGGACGTAGGCGGGGTCCTTGCCGCCGAGTTCGAGGCCGAGCGTCATGAATGTTCCGGCCGCCGCCCTTTCAATAGCGCGCCCGCCCGCCACGGAGCCGGTGAAGTTGACATGGTCGATCTTGCCGGAGCCGAGCAGCTTCTCGGTCTGCGCGTGGTTGAGAACGACGTTCTGGAACACGCCCTTCGGCAGCCCCGCCACCTCGAATGCCTTGGCGAACCTCTCGCCCACCAAAAGCGTCTGCGCGGCATGCTTGAGAATGACGGTCGAGCCGGCGATCAGGGCGGGCACGATGGTGTTGACAGCCGTGAGATAGGGATAGTTCCACGGCGCGATGACCATCACCACGCCGAGCGGCTCCTTCTTCACATAGCGCGTGAAGCCGTCTTTGGGATTGGACGCCATGACCGGCTTCAAAGCCTGTTCGGCGATTTCGACCATGTAGGTCGTGCGTTCCCTGACGCCGCCGAATTCGCCGCCATAGCGCACCGGACGACCCATCTGCCATGCGAGTTCCGGCACGATTTCATCGCTCATGGCAACAAGCGCCTCGAGCATCTTGAGAGCAAATTTGCAGCGCTCGGCAATTGGCAGCGCCGCCCAGCCGGGCTGTGCGGCGCGCGCGCCCTCAACCGCCTTGCTGAGTTGCGCGTCGCTGGCGATCGGACGCTCGACATAGATTGAGCCGTCGACGGGTGAAATGAGCTTGACCGTTTCGGACAATTTTTCCTCTTTTTCCTGGGGTGTTTTTCTGCCGCTGTTCAGTAGCGTTCGAATCCGCGGTGCAGTTCCCAATCGGTAATGCGCCGGTCATATTCGAGCTGCTCCCAACGCGCAGTATGGACGTAATGCTCGATGACGTCTTCGCCAAAGGCGGCCTTGAGCATCTTCGATTTCGACATGGTTTCCGTCGCTTCGCGGAGCGTCTTGGGAATTTCGGGCAGGCGGGCCGCCATATAGGCGTCGCCGACGAAAGGTTGTTGCAGTTCGAGTTTTTCATCGACCCCGGCCAGCCCCGCTGCAATGAGCGCGGCAAAGGCAAGGTAGGGGTTCAGGTCCGCGCCGCCGATGCGGCATTCCATGCGTATCGCCTTGGTGCCTTCCCCGCAAAGACGGAAACCGGCGGTGCGATTGTCCTCGCTCCACATGATCTTTGTGGGTGCGAAAGTCCCTGACTGGAAGCGCTTGTATGAGTTGATGTAGGGCGCAAGAAACCAGGTGAATTCCTTCGCGTATTTGAGCTGTCCGGCACACCATTGCCGACCGAGCGTGGACAGCGTCCATGGCTCGCTGTTGTCGAAGAAAAGAGGTGTCTTGCCGTCCGCGCTCCAGAGCGAATTGTGGATATGGCTGGAATTGCCGGCAAGGCCATAATTGTACTTCGCCATGAAGGTCACGGCCTTGCCTTCCTGGTCCGCGATCTCCTTGGCCCCGTTCTTCAGGAAGACGTGGCGGTCGGCCATTTCGAGCGCTTCGGCATAGCGCACGTTTATCTCTTCCTGACCGGGTCCCCATTCGCCCTTCGAGTTTTCGATCGGAATTCCGGCGGCGTGCATCTCGTTGCGCAGCCGGCGCATGTAGCTTTCTTCCTTGGTGGTGATGCCGATCTGATAGTCGCCGATATAGGGAGAGGCGGTGCCGAGGTTCTGCCAATGCTTGGCGCGCGCGGAATCATAAGTTTCGCTCAGCAGGTAGAATTCCAGTTCGGAGGCGAAATAGCCGATATAGCCTCGCTCTTTCAGGCGCTCGATTTGCCGGCGAAGGATTGCGCGCGGCGAATGCGGCAGGTCCCGATGGGTGTGGTGGTCCTGAATATCGCAGATAACCAGCGCCGTCTTTTCCAGCCACGGAACGCGCCTCAGCGTGTTCAGGTCGGGCTTGAGCGCGAAATCTCCGTAACCCTGACTCCAGCTCGCCGCCTTGTAGCCGGGCACCGGCTCCATATCGATGTCGAGCGCGAGCAAATAGTTGCAGCCATGGGTTTCGTCAGATGCGGATTCCGCAAAAAAGGAAGCGAGGAACCGCTTGCCAAAAAGGCGGCCCTGCATGTCGACGCCGCATGCAAGCACCGTGTCGATCTCGCCGGAGACAATGGCCTTTTTCAGTTCATCGAAGGGCAGATTAGCGGGCATTCATAGCTCCAACATTCCATTTGCGCGATTGCGGACACGCGCCCGCCGACGGGGCGGGCGCGCTTTCCGCCGGCCTCAGCCGTAGCGGTAGGGCGGTCCCGCCTTTACCATCGTTGCGTTGTAGTTCTTCAGGATTTCAACGACTTTGCCGCTGCGCGGCGTCTGACTTGCGATCTCATCCCAGAACTTGACCGCCTCGTCTTCCACCTGCTTCCATTCTGCATCCGGAATAGAGGTCAGTTCGAGCTTTCCGGTCGTGCGATAGTTTGCTTCGCCCGCCCAGTACCAATGCAGGCGGTAATAATGCGAACTGTCGATGCACATGCGGAATAGCTGTTGCAGATGCTCCGGCACGGCCTTCCACTTTTCCGTATTCACAAAGTAGGAGCCTGCCCACGCACCTGAAAGCGGGTTGGTGAGGAAATATTTCAGCACATCTGCCCAGCCCACCGTATGCATCTCGGTTATGCCGCACCAGCAGACGCCATCGAGTTCGCCGGTCTGAATCGCAGGCTGCACGTCTTCATATGGCAGCGAAACCGGCACGACGCCGAACTTGGAAAGGAACTGGCCGCCGGTCGGGAAGGTGTAGACACGCAGGCCCTGCAAATCGGCAAGCGACTTGATCGGCTTGGTCGTGCCGAAATTGCAGGGGTCCCATGAGCCCGTCGACAGCCATGTCACGTCCGGAATTTCAGCGTAGGCCTCTTCCCATATTTCCTTCAGCCCGTGCCAGTGCCACAGCGCCGGAACATCGAGCGAGTAGCGCGCGGCAAGCGGGAAGTACGCGCCGAAAACCTTGACGTCGACCGGGGCGGCGGCAGAGTCGTCGTCGCTCTGTGCTGCATCGATCGTGCCCGATTGCACGGCGCGGAAAAGCTCGCCTTGCGGCACGAGCTGATCTGCCGTGTAGAGCTCGATCTCCATTTCGCCATTGGCGGCCTTGTTGAACCAGTCGATCGAATTCTTGATGACATGCTCCGCCAGGGCGGGACCGGCATAGGTCTGCAGACGCCACTTGATCGGCGCCTGCGCCTTGACATAGGGCGTCGCCAGCGTGGTCGCGCCAACTGCGCCTGCGCTTGTCAGAATGGATCGTCTCAGGAATTCACGCTTGTTTACGGGTTTTGGCTTTTCCATCTCTGCAGTCTCCCATTGAT
Protein-coding sequences here:
- a CDS encoding TRAP transporter substrate-binding protein, which produces MEKPKPVNKREFLRRSILTSAGAVGATTLATPYVKAQAPIKWRLQTYAGPALAEHVIKNSIDWFNKAANGEMEIELYTADQLVPQGELFRAVQSGTIDAAQSDDDSAAAPVDVKVFGAYFPLAARYSLDVPALWHWHGLKEIWEEAYAEIPDVTWLSTGSWDPCNFGTTKPIKSLADLQGLRVYTFPTGGQFLSKFGVVPVSLPYEDVQPAIQTGELDGVCWCGITEMHTVGWADVLKYFLTNPLSGAWAGSYFVNTEKWKAVPEHLQQLFRMCIDSSHYYRLHWYWAGEANYRTTGKLELTSIPDAEWKQVEDEAVKFWDEIASQTPRSGKVVEILKNYNATMVKAGPPYRYG
- a CDS encoding glutamine synthetase family protein, with protein sequence MPANLPFDELKKAIVSGEIDTVLACGVDMQGRLFGKRFLASFFAESASDETHGCNYLLALDIDMEPVPGYKAASWSQGYGDFALKPDLNTLRRVPWLEKTALVICDIQDHHTHRDLPHSPRAILRRQIERLKERGYIGYFASELEFYLLSETYDSARAKHWQNLGTASPYIGDYQIGITTKEESYMRRLRNEMHAAGIPIENSKGEWGPGQEEINVRYAEALEMADRHVFLKNGAKEIADQEGKAVTFMAKYNYGLAGNSSHIHNSLWSADGKTPLFFDNSEPWTLSTLGRQWCAGQLKYAKEFTWFLAPYINSYKRFQSGTFAPTKIMWSEDNRTAGFRLCGEGTKAIRMECRIGGADLNPYLAFAALIAAGLAGVDEKLELQQPFVGDAYMAARLPEIPKTLREATETMSKSKMLKAAFGEDVIEHYVHTARWEQLEYDRRITDWELHRGFERY